Proteins encoded in a region of the Flavobacterium sp. MDT1-60 genome:
- the sprA gene encoding cell surface protein SprA, whose protein sequence is MRKICILVLFLFCGNFLRAQVNQSVQDTTKTQFSVGKVELKNPPSILSAYKYDPVTDRYIYTNSVDGFSIDYPIILTPKEYEDLVLKESRRDYFRKKMDAIDGKKTGSEAAKKDLLPRYYINSSLFESVFGSNTIDVKPTGSVEMDLGIRYTKQDNPSFSPRNRSSLTFDFDQRISMSLMGKVGTRLEVNANYDTQSTFAFQNLFKLAYTPSEDDIIQKVEVGNVSMPLNSTLIRGAQSLFGVKTQLQFGKTTVTGVFSEQKSQTKSIVAEGGGTVQNFDLYALDYDNDRHFFLSQYFRNKYDASLKGYPFIDSRVQITRIEVWVTNKQNRVSTTSNNLRNIIALQDLGEGQITGIPDNEVVVISSSAGFFNNQIDSPTDNNNNKYDPETIGQAGSYLNSNIREIVTAKSGFNNTNVSEGTDYSILENARKLTTNEFTFNPQLGYISLQQRLANDEILAVAFEYTVGGKIYQVGEFGSDGVDATVVTGNNNSNQAIISQSLVLKMLKSNLTNVQNPVWNLMMKNVYQIPQAYQIKQDDFRLNILYTDPSPINYITPVQGSSFPANPTPDNKVDQTPLLNVFNLDRLNYNNDPQTGGDGFFDYLPGITVDVQNGRIIFTTKEPFGELLFQKLQNSGSGENYNDPNTYNANQQKYVFRNMYRNTQSGALQDSDKNKFLLRGKYKSSGSNGIPIGAFNVPQGSVVVMAAGRRLVEGIDYSVDYQLGRVQILDPSLQASNTPIEVSLENNSIFGQQTRRFMGFNVEHKISDNFVVGGTYLKMTERPFTQKSSYGQESVNNTIFGFNGNYATEVPFFTRLVNKLPNIDTDVPSNLSIRGEVAFLKPDAPKASDFEGEATIYVDDFEGSQSTIDMRSAYAWSLASTPYLNSINDNTFNANSNTLEYGYKRSKLAWYTIDPIFYSSKPSGISNDDLSLNTTRRIYSRELYPNTDIAQGQIQVINTLDLTYFPTERGPYNNNPTFAAGPAASNFGGIMRSLNSTNFEQGNVEYIQFWVLDPYVGNGEAQPNNTGKIYFNLGEISEDVLKDGRKQYENGLGPDQVVVNPQPIWGDVPASQSLIYAFDTNANNRQNQDVGLDGLPNSKEASVYNNYAGEEDPAADNYTYYLNTDGGVLDRYKKYNGVEGNSAVSIDDPNRGATTLPDVEDINRDNTMSTINAYYEYSIDVRPGMQVGQNYITDIREVTNVELPNGGTTNARWIQFKIPVSQPQNTIGNITDFRSIRFMRMFMTGFNNQMTVRFGALDLVRGEWRRYTGTLDANDTNPDDDGTEFDVAAVNIQENSTKCPVNYVIPPGVQREQLYNNNTIINQNEQSLALRIGGTGLQYQDSRAVFKNVSVDMRQYKKLKMFLHTEQLPNGNTLLDDEMVGFIRFGNDFTQNYYQVEIPLKVTRTGGSCSISPDQVWLEDNDIDLAMELLTKMKIKAMSIDINSTLRDINGVYYPDDDLSLNGGDGDGRLKLGIKGNPNFGLVRNLMVGVKSRADHKDITGEVWFNELRMSDLDNKGGMAAILNVDTNMADFATVSAVGRKSTIGFGSLEQGANERDREDIQQYNIVTNLNLGKLLPQRWGINLPFNYAIGEEVITPEYDPFNQDIKLDQLLKETTDPDEKDNIRTRAVDYTKRKSINFIGVRKDRAPEQKPHVYDVENLTFSQSYNQVERHDYEVEDYEDEQSNTAVNYAYTFQPKEVVPFKNTKFMKKSEYWKMLSDFNFNYLPSNITFNTNVLRQSNRQQYRDVEAQGIGLDPLYRRNFAFNYQYGFGYNLTKSLKINYNAASNNIVKNYLNEDNSPKEDFNIWDSYWDVGTPNQHLQQLVLNYDIPINKIPLLSFVKASYSYTADYSWQRSSTALSQYVDPDGNMFDLGNTIQNANSNTLTTTLNMNLLYKYLGLTPGAKSAAKPKPTAPPKPGEKIVNTAKPVTKSSPFYDGMIGVLTSVKNIQVNYTKNSGTVLPGYTPGVGFFGTAKPSLGFVFGSQDDVRYEAAKNGWLTNYDNFNQNFTQVTNKLLKITANIDLFPDLKIDLAMDRAYSENSSEQYSVVNGEYLPLSPYTYGMFSISTVLIKTSFSTSNEIESAAFDEFRSNRLIIANRLAEEHYGSGAAIPRYGDSNNPIPAETDPKYAIYVANQGYPIGFTKSNQAVLLPSFLAAYSGGNASSTSTDIFRSFPIPNWSVKYNGLMRYKFFKDKFRRFSLQHNYRASYTINQFRSNFDYNEKPGGQDVNTNFYNQTIMSNVNLVEQFSPLIRMDFELKSSLRVLTEIKKDRALSMSFDNNLLTEVKGLEYVVGLGYRFKDVIFSSRLADNPTGIIKSDINIKADFSYRNNETMVRYLDYDNNQLAAGQNIWSLKLTADYAFSKNLTAIFYYDHSFSKAVISTSFPLTNIRSGFTLRYNFGN, encoded by the coding sequence ATGCGTAAAATTTGTATTTTAGTACTGTTTTTATTTTGCGGTAACTTTTTGCGTGCGCAGGTAAATCAGTCAGTTCAGGATACAACTAAAACGCAGTTTTCTGTAGGTAAAGTAGAGCTTAAAAACCCACCAAGTATTTTATCCGCTTATAAATACGATCCGGTTACGGACCGATATATTTATACCAATTCTGTCGACGGTTTTTCAATTGACTATCCAATTATTTTAACACCTAAAGAATACGAAGATTTAGTTTTGAAAGAATCCAGAAGAGATTATTTCAGAAAAAAAATGGACGCTATCGACGGTAAAAAAACAGGAAGCGAAGCAGCCAAAAAAGATTTGTTGCCCCGCTACTATATCAATTCAAGTCTTTTTGAAAGTGTTTTTGGTAGTAATACTATCGACGTAAAACCCACAGGTTCTGTCGAAATGGATTTAGGAATTCGTTATACGAAACAAGACAATCCTTCATTTTCACCAAGAAACAGATCAAGTCTAACATTCGACTTTGATCAGCGAATTAGTATGAGTTTGATGGGGAAGGTGGGAACGCGTCTTGAAGTAAATGCGAATTATGATACTCAGTCAACATTTGCATTTCAAAACCTATTTAAATTAGCCTATACTCCATCAGAAGATGATATTATTCAAAAAGTAGAAGTCGGAAATGTTAGTATGCCGCTGAATAGTACTTTAATTCGTGGCGCACAAAGTTTGTTTGGTGTTAAGACACAATTGCAATTTGGAAAAACTACTGTTACCGGTGTTTTTTCAGAACAAAAATCGCAAACAAAGAGTATTGTAGCCGAAGGAGGTGGTACCGTTCAAAACTTTGATTTGTATGCTTTGGATTATGATAATGACAGACACTTTTTCTTATCTCAATATTTTAGAAACAAATATGATGCTTCCTTAAAAGGATATCCATTTATTGATAGCCGTGTGCAGATCACCCGAATAGAAGTTTGGGTTACCAATAAACAAAACCGTGTCAGTACAACCAGTAATAATTTAAGAAACATTATTGCACTTCAGGATTTAGGTGAAGGACAAATTACTGGAATTCCAGATAATGAAGTGGTTGTTATTAGTTCGTCAGCAGGATTTTTTAATAATCAAATCGATTCTCCAACAGATAACAATAATAATAAATACGATCCGGAGACCATTGGTCAGGCTGGTTCTTATTTGAACTCCAATATTAGAGAAATTGTAACGGCAAAATCAGGATTTAATAATACCAATGTTAGCGAAGGAACTGATTATTCTATATTAGAGAATGCCAGAAAATTAACTACGAATGAATTTACTTTTAATCCACAATTAGGATATATTTCTTTGCAACAACGTTTGGCAAATGATGAAATTTTAGCAGTTGCTTTTGAATATACCGTTGGAGGTAAAATTTATCAGGTAGGAGAATTTGGTAGTGATGGTGTTGATGCAACTGTTGTTACAGGAAATAACAATTCGAATCAGGCTATTATTTCTCAAAGCTTGGTTTTAAAAATGCTGAAAAGCAATTTGACCAACGTTCAAAATCCGGTTTGGAATTTGATGATGAAAAACGTGTATCAAATTCCACAAGCGTATCAGATAAAACAAGATGATTTCAGATTAAATATTCTCTATACGGATCCTTCTCCAATAAATTATATTACGCCTGTTCAGGGATCAAGTTTTCCGGCAAATCCAACACCAGATAACAAAGTAGATCAAACACCATTATTAAATGTGTTTAATCTGGATCGATTAAATTATAACAATGATCCGCAAACCGGTGGAGATGGTTTCTTTGATTATCTTCCGGGTATAACGGTTGATGTTCAAAATGGTCGAATTATTTTTACTACCAAAGAGCCTTTTGGGGAATTGTTATTCCAAAAATTACAAAATTCAGGTTCTGGCGAAAACTATAATGATCCAAATACATACAATGCGAATCAGCAAAAATATGTGTTTAGAAATATGTATCGCAACACACAATCAGGGGCTTTACAGGATAGTGACAAAAACAAATTCTTATTAAGAGGAAAATATAAATCATCAGGAAGCAATGGTATTCCGATTGGGGCATTTAATGTGCCGCAAGGTTCTGTTGTGGTTATGGCGGCCGGAAGAAGACTGGTAGAAGGAATCGATTATAGTGTCGATTATCAGTTAGGAAGAGTTCAGATTCTTGATCCTTCTCTTCAGGCATCCAATACCCCAATCGAGGTTTCGTTAGAAAATAATTCTATTTTCGGGCAACAAACCCGAAGATTTATGGGGTTCAATGTTGAGCATAAGATTTCAGATAACTTTGTTGTTGGAGGAACTTATCTTAAAATGACCGAACGACCTTTTACACAAAAATCAAGTTATGGTCAGGAATCTGTAAACAATACAATTTTTGGTTTTAATGGAAATTATGCGACAGAAGTTCCCTTCTTTACCAGATTAGTTAATAAACTACCCAATATAGATACAGATGTTCCTTCGAATCTTTCAATTAGAGGTGAAGTTGCATTCTTAAAACCTGATGCTCCAAAAGCAAGTGATTTTGAAGGAGAAGCGACTATTTATGTGGATGATTTTGAAGGTTCGCAATCGACAATTGATATGCGATCTGCATATGCCTGGAGTCTGGCATCAACACCTTATTTAAATTCTATAAACGATAATACTTTTAATGCTAATTCGAATACATTAGAATACGGATATAAACGTTCAAAATTAGCATGGTACACTATTGATCCTATTTTTTATTCTTCAAAACCATCCGGAATTTCAAATGACGATTTGTCTTTAAATACGACAAGAAGAATTTATAGCAGAGAGTTATATCCAAACACGGATATTGCTCAGGGACAGATACAGGTTATTAATACATTAGATTTAACCTATTTCCCTACTGAGCGTGGACCTTATAATAATAATCCAACTTTCGCCGCAGGTCCTGCAGCTTCAAATTTTGGAGGAATTATGCGTTCTTTAAATTCTACTAATTTTGAGCAGGGAAATGTAGAGTACATCCAGTTTTGGGTTCTTGATCCTTATGTTGGAAATGGAGAAGCACAACCAAATAACACCGGAAAAATTTATTTCAATTTAGGAGAAATCTCTGAAGATGTTTTAAAAGACGGAAGAAAACAATATGAAAACGGATTGGGACCTGATCAGGTAGTGGTAAATCCACAACCAATTTGGGGAGATGTTCCTGCATCTCAATCCTTAATTTATGCATTTGATACTAATGCAAACAACCGCCAAAATCAGGATGTTGGTTTAGACGGTCTTCCAAATTCAAAAGAAGCAAGTGTTTACAATAATTATGCAGGAGAAGAAGATCCTGCAGCAGATAATTACACTTATTATTTAAATACAGATGGAGGAGTTTTAGATCGTTATAAAAAATATAATGGAGTTGAAGGAAACTCAGCCGTAAGTATTGATGATCCTAATCGTGGAGCAACGACATTACCAGATGTGGAGGATATCAATCGTGACAATACAATGAGTACAATTAATGCTTATTATGAATATAGTATTGATGTAAGACCGGGAATGCAGGTAGGACAAAATTACATTACAGATATTCGTGAGGTTACGAATGTTGAATTACCAAATGGCGGAACAACTAATGCAAGATGGATTCAGTTTAAAATTCCGGTTTCTCAGCCTCAGAATACAATTGGGAATATTACAGATTTTAGATCTATTCGTTTCATGCGTATGTTTATGACTGGTTTTAATAATCAGATGACCGTGCGTTTTGGAGCATTGGATTTAGTAAGAGGTGAGTGGAGAAGATATACAGGAACACTTGATGCTAATGATACAAACCCTGATGATGACGGTACTGAATTTGATGTCGCAGCTGTTAATATTCAGGAAAACAGTACAAAATGTCCTGTGAATTATGTTATCCCGCCAGGAGTTCAGAGAGAACAACTATATAATAATAATACAATTATCAATCAAAATGAGCAATCATTGGCATTGAGAATTGGAGGGACAGGTTTGCAATATCAGGATTCCAGAGCCGTATTTAAGAATGTTAGTGTTGACATGCGTCAATACAAAAAACTTAAAATGTTCCTGCATACTGAACAATTACCTAACGGAAACACATTACTAGATGATGAAATGGTTGGATTCATTCGTTTTGGAAATGATTTTACGCAGAACTATTATCAGGTCGAAATTCCTTTAAAAGTGACCAGAACAGGAGGCTCATGTTCAATAAGCCCCGATCAGGTGTGGCTTGAAGATAATGACATTGATTTGGCAATGGAACTACTTACCAAAATGAAAATTAAGGCGATGAGTATCGATATTAATTCTACATTAAGAGATATAAATGGGGTTTATTACCCGGATGACGATTTGAGTTTAAACGGAGGTGATGGCGATGGCAGATTAAAATTAGGAATTAAGGGAAATCCTAATTTTGGTTTGGTAAGGAATTTAATGGTAGGTGTAAAAAGTAGAGCAGATCATAAGGATATCACAGGAGAGGTTTGGTTTAATGAACTTCGCATGTCAGATTTGGATAACAAAGGCGGTATGGCTGCTATATTAAATGTTGATACCAATATGGCTGATTTTGCAACAGTTTCTGCGGTTGGAAGAAAAAGTACCATTGGTTTTGGATCTTTGGAACAGGGAGCCAATGAAAGAGATCGTGAAGATATTCAGCAGTATAATATTGTAACAAATCTAAATTTAGGAAAATTATTGCCTCAACGATGGGGGATAAATTTACCTTTTAATTACGCGATTGGAGAAGAAGTAATTACACCGGAGTATGATCCTTTTAATCAGGATATAAAGCTAGACCAGTTGCTAAAAGAAACAACTGATCCGGATGAAAAAGACAATATCAGAACTCGTGCTGTAGATTATACAAAGAGAAAAAGTATCAATTTTATTGGAGTAAGAAAAGATCGTGCACCAGAACAGAAACCACATGTTTATGATGTAGAAAATCTGACGTTCTCGCAATCCTACAATCAGGTAGAACGCCATGATTACGAGGTTGAAGATTACGAAGACGAACAGTCAAATACAGCTGTGAATTATGCTTACACCTTTCAGCCAAAAGAAGTAGTTCCTTTTAAGAATACGAAGTTCATGAAGAAAAGTGAATACTGGAAGATGTTAAGTGATTTCAATTTTAATTATTTACCGTCCAATATAACTTTTAATACCAATGTTTTAAGACAAAGTAATCGCCAGCAATATAGAGATGTGGAGGCACAAGGAATTGGTCTTGACCCGCTTTACAGGCGAAATTTTGCCTTTAATTATCAGTATGGTTTTGGTTATAACCTGACAAAATCATTAAAAATAAATTATAACGCTGCTTCAAATAATATTGTGAAAAATTATTTGAATGAAGATAATTCTCCAAAAGAAGATTTTAATATCTGGGATAGTTATTGGGATGTAGGAACGCCAAATCAACACTTACAGCAATTAGTGTTGAACTACGATATTCCTATTAATAAAATTCCGCTTTTAAGTTTTGTAAAGGCGAGTTATTCCTATACAGCTGATTATAGCTGGCAACGATCTTCAACCGCATTGTCTCAATATGTTGATCCGGATGGTAATATGTTTGATTTAGGGAATACAATTCAAAATGCGAATTCAAACACGCTGACAACTACTCTTAATATGAATTTGTTGTACAAGTATTTAGGTTTAACACCAGGTGCAAAATCTGCTGCAAAACCTAAACCAACAGCACCGCCAAAACCGGGAGAGAAAATTGTTAATACAGCGAAACCAGTAACTAAGAGTAGTCCGTTTTATGACGGTATGATTGGCGTTTTAACGAGTGTAAAAAATATTCAGGTAAATTATACTAAAAACAGCGGTACCGTGTTGCCGGGTTATACACCTGGTGTTGGTTTCTTCGGAACAGCAAAACCATCATTAGGATTCGTATTTGGAAGTCAGGATGACGTACGTTATGAAGCAGCTAAAAATGGCTGGTTGACCAATTATGATAATTTCAATCAGAACTTTACGCAAGTAACTAATAAGCTTTTAAAAATAACAGCCAATATTGATTTGTTCCCTGATTTAAAGATTGATTTAGCAATGGATCGTGCTTATTCTGAAAATTCATCAGAACAATACAGCGTTGTAAACGGAGAATATTTGCCTTTGTCGCCTTACACTTATGGGATGTTTTCTATTTCGACTGTATTGATAAAAACATCTTTTTCGACTAGTAATGAAATTGAGTCTGCTGCATTTGATGAATTTAGAAGTAACCGTTTGATTATTGCGAATCGTCTTGCCGAAGAACATTATGGTTCAGGAGCTGCAATCCCGAGATATGGAGATTCAAATAATCCAATTCCGGCAGAAACAGATCCGAAGTATGCAATTTATGTGGCTAACCAAGGATATCCAATAGGTTTTACAAAAAGTAATCAGGCTGTTCTTTTGCCTTCATTTTTAGCGGCCTATTCCGGAGGAAATGCTTCGAGTACTTCAACAGATATTTTTAGAAGTTTTCCGATTCCAAACTGGAGTGTAAAATATAATGGTTTAATGCGATATAAATTTTTTAAAGATAAATTTAGACGTTTTTCATTACAACATAATTACAGGGCATCCTATACTATAAATCAGTTTAGATCTAATTTTGATTATAATGAAAAACCAGGTGGACAGGATGTAAATACCAATTTCTATAACCAAACCATTATGTCTAATGTCAATTTGGTAGAGCAGTTTAGTCCACTTATCCGTATGGATTTTGAATTGAAAAGCTCTTTAAGAGTATTGACTGAAATTAAAAAGGACAGAGCGTTGTCAATGAGTTTTGATAATAATTTATTGACAGAAGTTAAAGGTTTGGAATATGTAGTAGGTTTAGGATATCGTTTTAAAGATGTTATTTTCTCTTCAAGACTGGCAGACAACCCAACCGGAATTATAAAAAGTGATATCAATATAAAAGCTGATTTCTCTTATAGAAATAATGAAACTATGGTTCGTTATTTAGATTATGATAACAACCAATTAGCAGCAGGACAAAATATTTGGTCACTGAAACTAACGGCTGATTACGCATTTAGTAAAAACCTGACTGCAATATTTTATTACGATCATTCGTTCTCAAAAGCTGTAATATCAACGTCATTTCCGTTAACTAATATTCGATCAGGTTTTACACTTCGATATAACTTCGGAAATTAA
- the ruvA gene encoding Holliday junction branch migration protein RuvA — MIAHLQGKLVEKNPTEVVIDCGGVGYHVNISLHTFSLIPNADFIKLYTHLQIKEDAHTLFGFVEKSEREIFRMLLSVSGIGANIARTMLSSIEPRQIINAIASGDVGIIQSIKGIGNKTAQRVILDLKEKVLKLYDLDEVSVVQNNTNRDEALSALEVLGFIRKTSEKVVEKIVKEDPEATVETIIKKALKSL; from the coding sequence ATGATAGCACATTTGCAGGGGAAGTTAGTTGAAAAAAATCCCACAGAGGTTGTAATTGATTGTGGTGGAGTGGGATATCATGTAAATATTTCTTTACACACCTTTTCATTAATTCCCAATGCTGATTTTATAAAATTGTATACGCATCTTCAAATCAAAGAAGATGCGCATACATTATTTGGTTTTGTTGAAAAATCAGAACGCGAAATATTTAGAATGCTATTATCTGTTTCAGGTATAGGTGCTAATATTGCGAGAACAATGTTATCTTCGATTGAGCCCAGACAAATAATAAATGCAATTGCTTCCGGAGATGTTGGTATTATTCAGTCAATTAAAGGGATTGGAAATAAAACCGCTCAGCGGGTTATACTTGATTTAAAAGAAAAAGTGTTAAAGTTATACGATTTAGATGAAGTTTCGGTAGTTCAAAACAATACAAATCGAGATGAAGCGTTATCTGCTTTGGAAGTTTTAGGGTTTATTCGAAAAACTTCAGAAAAAGTTGTCGAAAAGATCGTAAAAGAAGACCCTGAAGCAACCGTTGAAACCATCATCAAAAAAGCCTTAAAAAGTCTATAA
- a CDS encoding NADP-dependent malic enzyme produces MNKESKRREALLYHSEPTPGKIQVVPTKKYATQRDLSLAYSPGVAEPCLEIAANVEDVYKYTAKGNLVAVISNGTAVLGLGNIGPEASKPVMEGKGLLFKIFSDIDVFDIEVNTENVEEFIQTVKNIAPTFGGINLEDIKAPESFEIERRLVEELDIPVMHDDQHGTAIISSAALINALELAGKKAEDVKVVVSGAGSAAIACTDLYVLLGVKVENIQMFNSKGLLTKDNPALSELQLKYAVDGPKIELAEAVKGADVFIGLSSGGILSPEMLLTMKDNPIVFAMANPNPEIDYNLAVETRKDVIMATGRSDFPNQVNNVLGFPYIFRGALDVRATKINEAMKMAAVKALAILAKEPVPEQVNVAYGATKLGFGQDYIIPKPFDPRLITIVAPAVAKAAMESGVAKNPITDWAAYEDVLRERMGNDNKMVRLMTNRAKMDPKRIVFAEADQLNVLKAAQIVHEDGIGFPILLGNKEVILELKAELGFDAELEIIDPKTNDEEARRNRFAKSYWETRERRGVSLLDSQKFMRERNYFAAMMVNEGEADALVTGHTRSYPSVVKPMLQLIEKAHGASLVATANMMLTSRGPMFLSDTAININPSSEDLVNIAIMTAKTAKMFGVEPVIAMVSYSNFGSSTSQSASKVREAVAYLHKNHPDLIVDGEIQADFALNQEMLAEKFPFSKLAGKKVNTLIFPNLESANITYKLLKELYKVNSIGPIMMGMGKPVHIFQLGASVEEMVNMAAIAVIDAQEKENKKNKLAK; encoded by the coding sequence ATGAACAAAGAGAGTAAAAGAAGAGAAGCGTTACTGTACCATTCAGAACCAACTCCAGGAAAAATTCAGGTAGTTCCAACAAAAAAATACGCGACCCAAAGAGATTTATCTTTGGCCTATTCCCCAGGTGTTGCGGAGCCATGTTTAGAAATTGCAGCAAACGTAGAAGACGTTTATAAATATACAGCAAAAGGAAATTTAGTTGCTGTTATCTCAAACGGTACAGCCGTTTTAGGTTTAGGAAATATTGGTCCGGAAGCCTCCAAGCCAGTAATGGAGGGAAAAGGATTACTCTTTAAGATATTCTCTGATATTGACGTTTTTGATATTGAAGTTAATACAGAAAATGTTGAAGAATTTATTCAGACAGTAAAAAATATTGCTCCAACTTTTGGAGGTATAAACCTGGAAGATATTAAAGCACCGGAATCTTTTGAAATCGAAAGAAGACTGGTTGAAGAATTAGATATTCCGGTAATGCATGACGATCAGCACGGTACAGCAATTATCTCTTCGGCAGCATTAATCAATGCACTTGAATTAGCAGGAAAAAAAGCAGAAGATGTAAAAGTAGTAGTTTCAGGTGCAGGTTCGGCTGCAATAGCCTGTACTGATTTATATGTTTTGTTAGGCGTAAAAGTCGAAAATATACAAATGTTTAATAGTAAAGGACTTTTAACAAAAGATAATCCTGCACTATCAGAATTGCAATTAAAGTATGCCGTCGATGGTCCTAAAATTGAGCTGGCAGAAGCTGTAAAAGGCGCTGATGTTTTCATAGGATTGTCTTCAGGAGGTATTTTGTCGCCTGAAATGTTATTGACAATGAAAGATAATCCGATTGTTTTTGCAATGGCAAATCCAAATCCGGAAATCGATTATAATTTAGCGGTAGAAACACGAAAAGATGTTATTATGGCTACAGGCCGTTCAGATTTTCCTAATCAGGTAAATAACGTTTTAGGTTTCCCATATATTTTTAGAGGAGCACTAGATGTCAGAGCGACAAAAATTAACGAAGCGATGAAAATGGCTGCTGTAAAAGCATTGGCAATTTTGGCCAAAGAACCAGTTCCGGAGCAGGTTAATGTGGCATATGGTGCGACGAAATTAGGTTTTGGTCAGGATTATATTATTCCTAAACCATTTGATCCAAGATTAATTACAATTGTAGCTCCAGCTGTCGCAAAAGCAGCAATGGAATCCGGAGTTGCAAAAAATCCTATTACGGATTGGGCGGCATATGAAGATGTGCTTCGCGAACGTATGGGGAACGATAATAAGATGGTTCGTTTAATGACAAACCGTGCTAAAATGGATCCAAAACGAATTGTTTTTGCAGAAGCAGATCAATTAAACGTTTTAAAAGCGGCACAAATTGTTCACGAAGACGGAATTGGTTTCCCTATTTTATTAGGAAATAAAGAAGTTATCTTAGAACTTAAGGCAGAATTAGGTTTTGATGCTGAACTTGAAATCATAGATCCTAAAACGAACGACGAAGAAGCAAGAAGAAATAGGTTTGCAAAATCATATTGGGAGACAAGAGAACGAAGAGGTGTTTCTTTACTGGATTCCCAAAAATTCATGCGCGAAAGAAATTATTTTGCTGCCATGATGGTTAATGAAGGTGAAGCAGATGCATTGGTAACGGGGCATACAAGAAGTTATCCAAGTGTTGTAAAACCAATGTTACAGTTAATTGAAAAAGCACACGGAGCTTCATTAGTTGCAACCGCAAATATGATGTTGACTTCTCGTGGACCAATGTTCCTGTCAGATACCGCAATTAATATAAATCCATCTTCTGAAGATTTAGTTAATATTGCAATTATGACTGCAAAAACTGCAAAAATGTTTGGAGTTGAACCAGTTATAGCAATGGTTTCGTATTCTAATTTTGGATCTTCAACAAGTCAGAGTGCTTCAAAAGTTAGAGAAGCGGTGGCTTATCTGCATAAAAATCATCCGGACTTGATTGTTGACGGAGAAATCCAGGCAGATTTTGCTTTGAATCAGGAAATGCTTGCCGAAAAATTTCCGTTTTCTAAATTAGCAGGTAAAAAAGTAAATACATTAATTTTCCCTAACTTAGAATCGGCTAATATTACTTATAAATTATTGAAAGAATTATATAAAGTAAATTCAATTGGTCCAATTATGATGGGAATGGGTAAACCGGTTCACATTTTTCAATTAGGAGCAAGTGTTGAAGAAATGGTTAATATGGCTGCAATTGCAGTTATTGATGCTCAGGAAAAAGAGAATAAAAAAAATAAATTAGCTAAATAG
- a CDS encoding CBS domain-containing protein: MTVNQILNAKGKNVYSVRSTTTVYEALKVMGEKNIGAILVIDGTDLKGILSERDYARKIVLKDKSSKETYVHEIMESNVFSVNLSNNIEDCMELMSTKRIRHLPVLEEGIVVGIISISDVVKAIIEIQKDTINHLNSYISQ; encoded by the coding sequence ATGACTGTAAATCAAATACTAAACGCAAAAGGGAAAAATGTTTATTCCGTACGTTCAACAACAACCGTGTATGAAGCACTGAAAGTAATGGGAGAAAAAAACATAGGGGCCATTCTTGTAATTGATGGAACCGACTTAAAAGGGATACTGTCTGAAAGAGATTATGCCCGAAAAATTGTTTTAAAAGATAAATCTTCAAAAGAGACTTATGTTCATGAAATTATGGAAAGTAACGTTTTTTCCGTAAATCTTTCAAATAATATTGAAGATTGTATGGAACTGATGAGCACAAAAAGAATCAGACATTTACCAGTTTTAGAAGAGGGAATTGTGGTGGGGATTATCTCAATTAGCGATGTTGTAAAAGCAATTATAGAAATTCAAAAGGACACAATTAATCATTTAAACTCTTATATTTCACAGTAA